GTGGTGCTGGGGCTGGGCTTCCTCCCGCCGGTCAACCGGGCACGCTTCGACGTCCTGCTGCCGGCCTTCGACGCGCCGCGCGACAGCGTGGCCTTCGAGGCGCTCATCGACTGGACGTTCGTCTTCGGCCTGGAGACGGCAGTGATCGGTGCCGTGCTCCTCTGGGCGTCCAGGTCGGCCGGGCGGAACGTCGTGCTCGCGTGGGCCGTCGTGGCCCTCGAGCTGACCCGCGGCGTCGCCTGGGACCTCTACTACCTCTCCCGCGACTACACCGACGCCGTCGGCTTCTACGTCGGTTTCATCGTCGTGCACCTGGTGATCGCCGCGAGCGGAGCGGTGCTCGCCCGCCGGGCTCCCGGCTGACGCCACGGCGACGCTCCCCACATCGGGGGTGGGTGTGCCCGACGATGGTGCCCACCGCTCCACGGGGGAGCGCGACGTCTGGAGCCACCATGACCGACCCGGAGATCCCGTCGGCGCTGCGCGCACGTCGGCTCGCCGTCATCTCGGCCGCCGCGCTGTCCGGCCTGCTCGTCCTCGTCTCGATGGTCCTCGACCCCGCGCCGGACGCCGACGGCACCGAGATGGTCGCGGGCTACGCCGAGCACCTGACGCGCTCGGGGCTCCACACCAACCTCATCCACTACGGCTTCGCACTGCTGGCACCCGTCGTCTACGCGATGGTGGCGCTGGTCCGGGGGCGCGGCGCGTGGCTGGCCAACATCGCCGGCGTCCTGGCCATCGTGGGGTTGAGCACGCTGCCCGGCCTGGTCCTGCTCGACTTCACGAGCGTGGCGACGGTGCTGGCCACCGACCTGGAGACCTCAGCGCTCGTGGACGCCGAGCTGGAGGCGCTCCCCTACTTCATCGCCGTCATCATCCCGGCGTTCCTGACCTCGGTGCTGGCCCTGCCCCTGGCCGTGGTGGCGCTCTGGCGCGCGGGGCTCTTCCCCGGCTTCATGGCACTGCTCGCGCTGCCTGCCGCAGTGGCGCCCAACGTGATGCCCACCTGGTGGCTCGCGTTCGGCACCAACGCCGTGTGGATGCTCGCCGTCGCCTACTTCCTCGCCCGCGTCCCCGAGCAGCACTGGTACGCCGGAGCAGCTGGTCGCGCTCACGCACCCACGGACCCCGTGCC
The genomic region above belongs to Nocardioides coralli and contains:
- a CDS encoding BphX family protein, with the protein product MTSSTTPRAAGPDRPLAWWMRAVGVFYVVLGLGFLPPVNRARFDVLLPAFDAPRDSVAFEALIDWTFVFGLETAVIGAVLLWASRSAGRNVVLAWAVVALELTRGVAWDLYYLSRDYTDAVGFYVGFIVVHLVIAASGAVLARRAPG